In Streptomyces canus, one DNA window encodes the following:
- a CDS encoding sugar ABC transporter ATP-binding protein yields the protein MTHPSTTGPAPVLALRDISKSFGAVRALRDVSLELFPGEVHALAGENGAGKSTLIKTLAGVHRPDTGQVVLDGEPVLFHGPGDARDAGIAVIYQEPTLFPDLSIAENIFMGRQPRRALGRIDHKATHAATLALMQRLGVELDPDRPARGLSIADQQIVEIAKALSFEARVLIMDEPTAALTGSEVARLFGVVKALREQGAAVLFISHRMEEIFQICQRVTTLRDGAWIASEPIEGMTEDDLVRRMVGRDLDELYPKQDVRPGEVALTVRRLTREGVFTDVSFEVRQGEIVGLAGLVGAGRTEVARAVFGIDRWDAGEVSVDGRALVNGAPSTAMAAGLALVPEDRRAQGLVMDMSIERNIGLTGLRTTVKAGLMDRGAERSRSLDWAVKLQVKYARIADTVNTLSGGNQQKVVLAKWLATGPKVLIVDEPTRGIDVGTKAEVHRLLSELAADGVAILMISSDLPEILGMADRVLVMHEGRLTAEIPRSDATEETVMAAATGRAAA from the coding sequence ATGACCCACCCGTCCACCACGGGTCCGGCCCCGGTTCTCGCGCTCAGGGACATTTCGAAGTCCTTCGGCGCGGTTCGCGCCCTGCGGGACGTCTCCCTGGAGCTGTTTCCCGGGGAGGTACACGCCCTCGCCGGCGAGAACGGCGCGGGCAAGTCGACCCTCATCAAGACCCTCGCGGGAGTGCACCGGCCGGACACCGGCCAGGTCGTGCTCGACGGCGAACCGGTCCTCTTCCACGGTCCCGGTGACGCCCGCGACGCCGGTATCGCCGTGATCTACCAGGAGCCCACGCTCTTCCCCGACCTGTCGATCGCCGAGAACATCTTCATGGGCCGCCAGCCCCGGCGCGCCCTCGGCCGGATCGACCACAAGGCCACGCACGCCGCGACCCTGGCGCTGATGCAGCGTCTCGGGGTCGAGCTCGACCCCGACCGCCCGGCGCGCGGCCTGTCCATCGCCGACCAGCAGATCGTCGAGATCGCCAAGGCGCTGTCCTTCGAGGCCCGGGTCCTGATCATGGACGAGCCGACCGCCGCCCTCACCGGCAGCGAGGTGGCCCGACTCTTCGGCGTCGTCAAGGCGCTGCGCGAGCAGGGCGCCGCCGTCCTGTTCATCTCGCACCGCATGGAGGAGATCTTCCAGATCTGCCAGCGGGTCACCACCCTGCGCGACGGCGCCTGGATCGCCAGCGAGCCGATCGAGGGCATGACCGAGGACGACCTGGTCCGCCGCATGGTCGGCCGCGACCTCGACGAGCTGTACCCCAAGCAGGACGTACGCCCCGGCGAGGTCGCGCTCACGGTGCGCCGGCTCACCCGGGAGGGCGTCTTCACCGACGTCTCCTTCGAGGTCAGGCAGGGCGAGATCGTCGGCCTCGCGGGGCTCGTCGGAGCGGGCCGTACCGAGGTCGCGCGAGCCGTGTTCGGCATCGACCGCTGGGACGCAGGAGAGGTCTCCGTGGACGGCAGGGCCCTGGTCAACGGCGCCCCGTCCACCGCGATGGCCGCAGGACTCGCCCTGGTCCCCGAGGACCGGCGCGCCCAGGGCCTCGTGATGGACATGTCCATCGAGCGCAACATCGGCCTCACCGGACTCCGTACGACCGTCAAGGCGGGCCTCATGGACCGCGGTGCCGAACGCAGCCGTTCGCTCGACTGGGCCGTCAAGCTCCAGGTGAAGTACGCCCGGATCGCCGACACCGTCAACACCCTGTCGGGCGGCAACCAGCAGAAGGTCGTCCTCGCGAAGTGGCTGGCCACCGGCCCCAAGGTGCTCATCGTCGACGAGCCGACCCGCGGCATCGACGTCGGCACCAAGGCCGAGGTGCACCGGCTGCTCAGCGAGCTGGCCGCCGACGGGGTGGCCATCCTGATGATCTCCTCCGACCTGCCCGAGATCCTCGGCATGGCCGACCGCGTGCTCGTGATGCACGAGGGCCGCCTCACCGCCGAGATCCCGCGCTCCGACGCCACCGAGGAAACCGTGATGGCCGCAGCCACCGGGAGGGCCGCCGCATGA
- the rhaI gene encoding L-rhamnose isomerase: protein MTELAAVKAALKTQAVETPSWAYGNSGTRFKVFAQQGVPRTPQEKLEDAAQVHAFTGVAPTVALHIPWDKVEDYAALAKFAEERGVQLGAINSNTFQDDDYKLGSICHPDASVRRKALDHLLECVDIMDATGSHDLKLWFADGTNYPGQDDLRARQDRLSEGLSEVYDRLGEGQRMLLEYKFFEPAFYSTDVPDWGTAYAHCLKLGPKAQVVVDTGHHAPGTNIEFIVATLLREGKLGGFDFNSRFYADDDLMVGAADPFQLFRIMYEVIRGGGYTPDVAFMLDQCHNIEAKIPAIIRSVMNVQEATAKALLVDRDALAVAQREGDVLEANAVLMDAYNTDVRPLLAEVREEMGLDANPIAAYKRSGWAEKIVAERVGGEQAGWGA, encoded by the coding sequence GTGACCGAGCTCGCCGCGGTGAAGGCCGCGCTCAAGACCCAGGCAGTCGAGACGCCGTCGTGGGCGTACGGGAACTCCGGAACCCGCTTCAAGGTCTTCGCCCAGCAGGGGGTACCGCGTACTCCGCAGGAGAAGCTGGAGGACGCGGCGCAGGTGCACGCGTTCACCGGGGTGGCCCCGACCGTCGCCCTGCACATCCCCTGGGACAAGGTCGAGGACTACGCCGCACTGGCGAAGTTCGCCGAGGAGCGGGGCGTGCAGCTGGGCGCCATCAACTCCAACACGTTCCAGGACGACGACTACAAGCTGGGCAGCATCTGCCATCCGGACGCCTCCGTGCGGCGGAAGGCTCTCGATCATCTGCTGGAGTGCGTCGACATCATGGACGCGACCGGGTCCCACGACCTGAAGCTCTGGTTCGCCGACGGCACGAACTATCCCGGTCAGGATGATCTGCGGGCTCGGCAGGACCGGCTGTCCGAGGGCCTCTCCGAGGTGTACGACCGTCTGGGCGAGGGGCAGCGGATGCTGCTCGAGTACAAGTTCTTCGAGCCGGCCTTCTACTCGACGGACGTGCCGGACTGGGGGACGGCGTACGCGCACTGTCTGAAGCTCGGCCCCAAGGCGCAGGTCGTCGTCGACACCGGCCACCACGCTCCCGGCACCAACATCGAGTTCATCGTCGCCACACTGCTGCGGGAAGGGAAGCTCGGCGGGTTCGACTTCAACTCACGGTTCTACGCCGACGACGACCTCATGGTGGGGGCGGCCGATCCGTTCCAGCTGTTCCGGATCATGTACGAGGTCATCCGTGGTGGCGGGTACACGCCCGACGTCGCCTTCATGCTCGACCAGTGCCACAACATCGAGGCGAAGATCCCGGCGATCATCCGGTCGGTGATGAACGTCCAGGAAGCGACCGCCAAGGCACTCCTGGTCGACCGGGACGCTCTTGCCGTGGCTCAGCGCGAGGGTGATGTTCTGGAGGCGAACGCGGTGCTGATGGACGCGTACAACACCGACGTGCGGCCGCTTCTTGCCGAGGTGCGCGAAGAGATGGGGTTGGACGCCAATCCGATTGCTGCGTACAAGCGGTCCGGGTGGGCCGAGAAGATCGTGGCCGAGCGGGTTGGTGGGGAACAGGCTGGTTGGGGGGCGTGA